A DNA window from Ferroacidibacillus organovorans contains the following coding sequences:
- a CDS encoding tyrosine-type recombinase/integrase gives MPKALTIDELEMLRDSCTSVLEHALVEFFFATGCRVGDIHKLDRSAIDWQRGCVNVIGKGNKEREVYFGSKARIWLQRYLNHRGDKDAALFVTERKPHRISIHQIEYIFNRIANRSDLQTKISPHKLRHTLATVLLNQGAPLVAVQSILGHEKPETTQLYASLSGTVRQQAYQRYFVQ, from the coding sequence GTGCCAAAGGCACTCACCATCGATGAACTAGAAATGCTGCGGGATTCTTGCACCAGTGTCTTGGAGCATGCGCTCGTGGAATTTTTCTTCGCCACGGGATGTCGGGTGGGGGATATTCACAAACTCGACCGCAGTGCAATTGATTGGCAGCGTGGCTGTGTGAATGTGATAGGGAAAGGAAACAAAGAACGAGAGGTGTACTTCGGCTCGAAGGCCCGCATATGGCTTCAACGGTATTTGAATCATCGTGGTGATAAGGATGCGGCGCTGTTTGTAACCGAGAGGAAACCGCACCGGATATCGATTCATCAGATTGAGTATATTTTCAATCGGATCGCGAATCGATCCGACTTGCAAACCAAGATCAGCCCCCACAAACTTCGCCATACCCTCGCAACCGTATTGCTCAATCAGGGCGCACCCCTCGTTGCCGTGCAGTCTATTTTGGGCCATGAGAAACCGGAGACCACGCAGTTGTACGCATCCCTCAGTGGCACCGTACGCCAACAAGCATATCAGCGATATTTCGTGCAGTGA